Proteins from a genomic interval of Xylocopa sonorina isolate GNS202 chromosome 6, iyXylSono1_principal, whole genome shotgun sequence:
- the LOC143424876 gene encoding N-acetylneuraminate lyase-like has product MSYAHYSCVHQTSCILCVKSRLSFTFRGLITPVFTPFNSDRAKSLNLSLIPQYGDYLARKGITGVLVNGTTGEGPTMNVSERMSVAEAWTNTVKNTKQHLMIQVGGTSLPDVLDLARHAESIQADSILCLPELYFRPQTFDDLRDYLKMISSAAPNTPLLYYNFPRMSNVNLHMGQFLQYLGDQIPNFRGIKFSSPNLEEGAQVLRAGNNKYVTFFGNDQLLSASCALGADSFITTGSNVVSELVLETIAEAKAGNVLKAREKQQRLTSVILTIAKYGNWVETMKAAMTLLTNINPGPPRASSKLLTAQVTTSMANDLQNLGLQVKM; this is encoded by the exons ATGTCG TATGCACATTATTCTTGCGTGCATCAAACGTCTTGTATTCTCTGTGTGAAAAGC AGATTATCATTTACTTTTAGGGGGCTTATTACACCAGTATTCACACCATTTAACAGTGACAG AGCAAAATCTCTAAacttgtcacttataccacagTATGGCGATTACTTAGCAAGAAAGGGAATCACCGGTGTTCTAG TGAATGGAACAACTGGCGAAGGTCcaacaatgaatgtaagtgaaagGATGTCAGTTGCCGAAGCTTGGACAAATACAGTAAAAAATACGAAACAACACTTGATGATTCAAGTTGGCGGTACATCACTTCCGGATGTCCTTGATCTC GCAAGACATGCTGAAAGCATTCAAGCGGACTCTATTCTCTGTCTACCGGAATTATACTTCAGACCGCAAACGTTCGATGATTTAAGGGATTATTTGAAGATGATCAGTTCCGCAGCTCCAAATACGCCGCTTTTGTATTATAATTTTCCACGCATGTCTAACGTTAATC TACATATGGGACAGTTCCTTCAATATCTTGGTGACCAGATTCCAAATTTTAGGGGGATAAAATTCTCGAGTCCCAACTTAGAAGAAGGCGCACAAGTATTACGTGCGGGTAATAATAAGTACGtgacattctttggaaatgatcAG TTGTTAAGCGCGAGCTGTGCATTGGGTGCGGATTCCTTCATAACGACTGGTTCAAACGTTGTCTCTGAGCTTGTACTGGAAACAATTGCGGAGGCGAAAGCTGGAAATGTTTTAAAAGCAAGGGAAAAACAACAGCGTTTAACAAGCGTTATACTTACAATAGCAAAATACG GTAATTGGGTAGAGACCATGAAAGCAGCAATGACTTTGTTAACGAACATCAACCCTGGACCTCCACGAGCATCTTCAAAACTACTGACTGCACAGGTTACTACATCGATGGCGAACGATTTACAAAACTTGGGACTTCAAGTGAAAATGTAA
- the Ccdc58 gene encoding coiled-coil domain-containing 58, with protein sequence MLYIDIVVLDLDMIAMAAVSVECGDILEFQDALKKMRQFDDKIIYMLNSIIPTESFKGQIDTTARCKDLYEQIHSGHKNRELVIMNCLNASKEKVKELKVQRDNGDESPQLRKELRKEQNALRLLQSELNIEEIVKKRTSDVYYERCRSFYKPPKL encoded by the exons ATGTTATACATAGATATAGTAGTACTTGATCTCGATATGATAGCAATGGCAGCCGTGAGTGTTGAGTGTGGAGATATTTTAGAATTTCAG GATGCATTGaaaaaaatgcgacaatttgatGATAAAATCATTTATATGTTAAACTCTATAATTCCAACAGAATCGTTTAAAGGCCAAATTGATACTACTGCGAGATGCAAAGATTTATATGAACAAATTCATTCAGGTCATAAAAATAGGGAATTGGTTATTATGAACTGTTTAAATGCATCGAAAGAAAAAGTAAAAGAATTAAAAGTTCAACGTGATAATGGTGATGAAAGTCCACAACTTCGTAAAGAATTAAGGAAAGAACAGAATGCTTTACGCTTGTTACAATcagaattaaacatagaagaaatTGTAAAAAAACGTACAAGTGATGTATATTATGAAAGATGTCGTAGTTTTTACAAACCGCCGAAACTGTAG
- the LOC143424473 gene encoding DDB1- and CUL4-associated factor 13, producing the protein MKVKILTRNPDEYLRETKRDIYKVPRNFDPALHPFEAAREYTRALNSVKLEKVFAKPFIGCLEGHRDGVSCLCKHPSQLSILLSGAFDGEIKVWNIPQRTCKRTFLAHDGIIRGIAFNATHEHFITIGDDKTIKTWKTEKPMLGVEEEPVNTIISKTVITGISHHQTKPIFATCGEVCHLWEETRNEPINTFKWGIDSLLDIKYNPVQPNLFATSASDRSIILYDARDTGPLRRVIMKLRTNKLCWNPMEAVTFTCANEDYNLYTYDIRQLKTPVYVHMDHVQAVIDVDYSPTGKEFVAGSYDKSIRIFELDKQHSREVYYTKRMQRLTCIGWSLDNKYIISGSDEMNLRVWKARASEKLGVLKPREKVALNYSEALKQKFAAHPQVKRIARHRQVPKHIYNARAEIRTIRQKMKRKESNRRAHSKKGEVPFLSEKERHVVREDE; encoded by the exons ATGAAAGTGAAAATTCTAACAAGAAATCCAGATGAATATTTAAGAGAAACCAAACGTGATATTTATAAAG TTCCCAGAAATTTTGATCCAGCGTTGCATCCATTCGAAGCGGCAAGAGAATATACTAGGGCTCTAAATTCAGTAAAATTAGAGAAAGTATTTGCAAAACCTTTTATAGGATGTTTGGAGGGTCATAGagatggagtgtcatgtttgtGCAAACACCCTTCGCAGTTGTCTATATTACTTAGCGGTGCTTTCGATGGAGAAATAAAGGTATGGAATATTCCACAAAGAACGTGCAAACGTACATTTTTGGCACACGATGGCATAATAAGAGGAATAGCTTTTAACGCAACTCATGAACATTTTATTACTATCGGCGATGATAAAACTATTAAAACATGGAAAACAGAGAAACCTATGCTTGGTGTAGAAGAGGAGCCTGTAAATACAATTATCAGTAAA ACTGTAATAACTGGGATTTCTCATCATCAAACCAAACCAATATTCGCAACTTGTGGCGAAGTATGCCATTTATGGGAAGAAACTAGAAATGAACCAATTAATACATTCAAATGGGGTATTGATAGTTTACTTGATATTAAGTACAATCCAGTTCAACCTAATTTATTTG CTACTTCTGCAAGTGATCGTAGCATAATCTTATACGATGCTAGGGATACAGGTCCTTTGAGGAGAGTAATTATGAAATTAAGGACTAATAAATTGTGCTGGAATCCTATGGAAGCTGTTACTTTTACATGTGCTAATGAAGATTATAA TTTGTATACTTATGATATTCGACAATTAAAAACACCAGTATATGTACATATGGATCATGTACAAGCGGTAATCGATGTAGACTACTCACCTACTGGTAAAGAATTTGTTGCCGGCAGTTACGATAAATCTATTCGTATTTTTGAACTGGATAAACAACATTCTCGAGAAGTTTACTATACTAAACGTATGCAAAGATTAACTTGTATAGGATGGTCCCtcgataataaatatattattagcGGTAGTGATGAGATGAATCTTCGCGTTTGGAAAGCAAGGGCATCAGAAAAGTTGGGTGTG TTGAAACCTAGAGAAAAAGTAGCGCTTAACTATAGCGAAGCTTTGAAACAAAAGTTTGCTGCTCATCCTCAAGTAAAGCGAATCGCCCGGCATAGACAGGTTCCGAAACATATTTACAATGCTCGAGCTGAGATACGTACAATTCGGCAGAAAATGAAACGAAA gGAAAGTAATAGACGCGCCCATTCCAAGAAAGGTGAAGTGCCGTTTCTATCAGAAAAAGAAAGACACGTTGTGCGAGAAGATGAATAA
- the LOC143424875 gene encoding uncharacterized protein LOC143424875: MEDVLIISEKLSEVVKNMQKCLQCKICLRTISDPVKTLCGHRYCHSCIQSILRNKLGQCPHCKKIIRHQNISKDKHTVVFIDQLQKLMKAVELDSDINCVSDLQLRLRPLVPKPRNRRKSSSDRKEYNESNIEEQDFAKPSCSYDNVTPAKKQTNHKRRNSLSRKESKDEKSKNKIKQKEDSNIVYLSSYGLSGIEPLDRDDSNDYTANHKVHKWLETMQENESSNTCNKVTTVESVEYNLDDTITMSVSQSCANNEAENRDEDKEIVSEAMSRNSTHCSVTKQSSREPSRDKHNENKSNDRWDCRQFFETRSAQNSTSKMNFDADNPQPSTSGATGSNNRSEKENSQVKVKKNWSTVARFGKEMRAKGKKLKSLNVSIENKRRSGSFNRSATSLEKEEVAMSKNSTKDRGKEDIRRGVRKGQKSKVLTQVSKTKECSDNEFSEQTENLTEVKDGLTKELSNKEDKLIAEEIQPVCESSFVTLTDGEQVRIRNLNSCQMNAIIGVANEDRRAEIEQDTTNNNGTTIIPTKKHVHPTSTSSDNRIKILSQVTSAGSAEIRNQVNLVNISNDEADNTSPSLMQGIELMDELYSMPRLQASTPIDNRLSLNKQAIRRDSNRQIDQSNGNTDADSNSRGRTIETEKNRSFDNEKHDNELVRDSSSVSNRRRDDVGHNSSLVMFKKLGKVYKYRKKRVSFLYLGTTRQEKSSGSSYCDLRLQKPYSLVDILSTQDSENVSASESGFGNNALITVNETPIIEQDEVQNVRAKEVESVEKTKTVPIVKDAFTNRYDAPKQCTFEQIAPVRDTVCNSPYKAESTDVVLLTLDENEGTVQPCVEHSTTLFKDTFPTKNFYQQSLESSSIDTLATQIFVHESERSKDKLLNDPSKILARTSKDACSADSSCTSTKRKQSNTKEKSTTRIKTGFENESDEERYASDHSFTSQATRVTTPSKKVSHLKKKSSNGKSTSSIPSTRDIETMCLSSDSDNREGSTNDKLNVSLKSKRKRAASFDSSDEEDLREIVSKWCETGKNGTRCKKKGKSEQERGSTDSRNASSKGRTNISFTSRLSGNKFAGNRGTEKSNLNGIESNTGTNNRQTITVNEDSPDFGLTINNAKDISNRETISEEWLAKRANLMEDNFDDIIANVDTTDLANNYNRDNTCKPTSDKVEFFDDNCERKYNQGSSSTLYFNSSDKENRCSVPRALHDSDSNADKTLVPEHANVTRKSLKKDKFQEEIKAVDSTSKGTIPPNGATRILVNQIEPTVKHMYEQDSLMNITEDSLMLKQFEQDLFGKPICHGKEQRTPKRLKKDKRSNDKNIQEAEDSSEEDDIIENTPDTKTKTRQATNSSRESSTPFSKITGKSASLKTPSSTSGRSSSNVSSPICRRKLLHPLCQSTPKTHQSSIKSNYDPTKFTFSNEQTSTPKRAPQTARNGQAVNNQSLCFVCSGLVSSQVEQVNRLARMVNARYVTQFELEVTHVIVKTNSNNNGAEKTLKYLQGIVHKKWIMSYKWVLDSLKEGRLVDEIPYEAVDSKTLEAGPRKSRLGEKDLFAGFAFLCIGPYPDISLEQYQNLLRATGAIVVDNLNSLAAERTQLKIIVIQSDIYECEIIEWYKKTRAVPIFYDWVVECISQYKLTSFYPYLQELSQQDVRKLGFPEYLVEEVHDEDSDTMYEASM, translated from the exons ATGGAAGATGTACTTATCATCTCTGAGAAACTGTCAGAAGTTGTCAAAAATATGCAGAAATGTTTACAGTGTAAGATTTG CCTACGTACTATATCCGATCCTGTTAAAACTTTATGTGGACATCGATATTGTCACAGCTGCATTCAAAGCATATTGCGAAATAAACTTGGCCAATGCCCACATTGTAAAAAAATCATACGGCATCAAAATATATCTAAAGACAAGCACACGGTGGTGTTCATCGATCAACTACAAAAGTTGATGAAGGCAGTTGAACTGGATTCTGACATTAATTGTGTTTCCGACTTACAATTACGAC TACGCCCACTCGTGCCTAAACCGCGCAATAGACGAAAAAGTTCGTCAGACAGGAAGGAGTACAATGAATCTAATATTGAGGAACAAGATTTCGCGAAACCAAGCTGCTCTTACGATAATGTCACACCAGCAAAGAAACAGACCAACCATAAACGAAGAAACAGTTTGTCGCGGAAAGAGTCAAAGGATGAGAAAAGCAAAAATAAAATCAAACAAAAGGAAGACAGCAATATTGTGTACTTATCGTCGTATGGGCTCTCCGGCATAGAGCCGTTGGACCGTGACGACTCGAACGATTATACGGCAAACCACAAAGTGCACAAATGGCTGGAAACTATGCAGGAAAACGAGTCGTCGAATACATGTAATAAAGTCACAACGGTAGAATCCGTAGAATACAATCTGGACGACACTATAACAATGTCGGTTTCTCAAAGTTGCGCTAATAATGAAGCGGAAAACAGGGACGAGGACAAAGAAATTGTTAGCGAAGCAATGTCGCGGAACAGTACTCATTGTTCTGTGACCAAACAATCATCTAGAGAACCTTCAAGAGACAAACATAATGAAAATAAGTCGAACGATAGGTGGGATTGTAGACAATTTTTTGAAACCAGAAGTGCTCAGAATTCTACGTCGAAGATGAACTTTGATGCGGATAATCCGCAACCAAGTACGTCAGGAGCGACAGGATCGAACAACAGAAGCGAAAAAGAGAACAGTCAGGTGAAAGTCAAAAAGAATTGGTCCACAGTAGCGCGATTTGGCAAAGAGATGCGCGCAAAGGGGAAGAAATTAAAGTCCTTGAATGTGAGCATCGAGAACAAGAGGAGATCGGGATCTTTTAATAGATCAGCGACAAGTCTGGAGAAAGAAGAAGTTGCCATGTCAAAAAATTCGACAAAAGATAGAGGAAAGGAAGATATACGTAGAGGAGTAAGAAAGGGGCAGAAATCCAAGGTATTGACACAGGTTTCGAAGACTAAAGAATGCTCGGATAACGAATTCTCTGAGCAGACGGAAAACTTAACAGAAGTCAAAGATGGTCTCACGAAAGAATTGAGTAATAAAGAGGACAAATTGATAGCAGAGGAAATTCAGCCGGTATGCGAATCGTCCTTTGTTACGCTGACAGATGGCGAGCAAGTGCGCATCCGAAATTTGAATAGTTGTCAGATGAATGCAATCATTGGAGTGGCGAACGAAGATCGACGAGCGGAGATTGAGCAAGATACGACAAATAATAACGGGACAACTATAATTCCAACAAAAAAACACGTCCATCCAACGAGTACATCTTCTGACAATCGAATTAAGATACTGTCTCAAGTGACTTCAGCTGGATCAGCTGAAATTCGAAATCAGGTAAATCTGGTTAACATATCAAACGATGAAGCGGATAACACGTCTCCATCGTTGATGCAAGGGATCGAGTTAATGGACGAGCTCTATTCCATGCCGAGATTGCAAGCCTCCACACCGATTGATAATAGATTATCTTTAAATAAGCAAGCTATTAGGCGAGATTCGAACCGCCAGATCGATCAGAGTAACGGGAATACCGATGCAGACAGCAATAGCAGAGGAAGAACAATTGAAACGGAGAAGAATAGGTCTTTCGACAATGAGAAACACGATAACGAACTAGTTAGGGATTCGAGTAGTGTTTCAAATAGAAGGCGCGACGACGTAGGTCACAACAGTTCTCTAGTCATGTTCAAAAAGTTAGGAAAGGTTTACAAGTATCGTAAGAAACGCGTTAGTTTTCTTTATTTGGGTACAACAAGGCAGGAAAAAAGTTCGGGTAGTAGTTATTGCGATCTAAGGTTACAAAAACCTTATAGTCTCGTGGATATATTGAGTACGCAGGATTCAGAGAATGTTAGTGCGTCGGAGAGTGGCTTCGGGAACAATGCACTAATTACCGTGAACGAGACGCCAATAATTGAACAAGACGAGGTCCAAAATGTGCGCGCGAAAGAAGTAGAGTCTGTTGAGAAAACAAAAACAGTGCCAATAGTGAAAGATGCATTCACGAATCGATACGATGCACCTAAACAATGTACATTTGAACAAATCGCCCCGGTTAGAGATACTGTTTGTAATAGTCCGTATAAAGCAGAGAGCACAGACGTAGTCCTTTTAACTTTAGACGAAAACGAGGGAACAGTTCAACCGTGTGTCGAACATTCGACAACGCTGTTTAAAGATACATTTCCAACAAAGAACTTCTACCAACAATCCCTGGAATCCTCTTCAATAGACACTCTTGCAACTCAGATCTTTGTTCACGAATCTGAACGATCCAAAGATAAACTCCTCAATGATCCATCTAAAATTCTCGCGCGTACATCAAAAGATGCTTGTAGCGCGGATTCTTCATGCACGTCTACGAAAAGAAAACAATCGAACACGAAAGAGAAATCGACCACTAGAATAAAGACAGGGTTCGAGAACGAGAGTGACGAGGAGAGATATGCTTCTGACCATAGCTTTACGTCGCAAGCTACACGCGTTACGACGCCGAGCAAGAAAGTTTCTCATCTTAAGAAGAAGAGTTCGAACGGAAAATCCACGTCGTCCATTCCAAGCACCAGAGACATCGAGACTATGTGCCTCAGTTCTGATAGTGATAATAGAGAAGGCTCTACCAACGATAAGCTGAATGTCTCTCTGAAGTCCAAAAGGAAACGAGCTGCTTCGTTCGACTCCAGTGATGAGGAGGACCTGCGTGAGATCGTCAGCAAGTGGTGTGAGACCGGAAAAAATGGTACGAGGTGCAAAAAGAAAGGTAAATCGGAACAAGAACGTGGATCCACTGATTCGAGAAACGCGTCCAGTAAAGGCAGAACCAACATCTCTTTCACATCTCGCTTAAGTGGTAACAAGTTTGCTGGTAATCGTGGCACTGAAAAGTCTAACTTGAATGGGATCGAGTCGAACACGGGGACAAATAATAGGCAAACTATTACTGTTAACGAGGATTCGCCTGACTTTGGATTAACGATAAACAACGCGAAAGACATTAGTAACAGAGAGACGATTTCTGAAGAGTGGCTTGCAAAGCGTGCGAATCTGATGGAGGATAACTTCGACGATATCATTGCGAATGTGGATACCACGGATCTAGCTAACAACTATAATCGTGATAATACGTGCAAACCTACGTCAGACAAGGTGGAGTTTTTCGATGATAATTGTGAAAGAAAGTATAATCAGGGAAGTTCATCTACTTTGTATTTCAATAGCTCTGATAAGGAGAATAGGTGTAGCGTACCTAGGGCGTTGCATGATAGCGATAGTAATGCTGACAAGACTTTGGTACCGGAACATGCAAATGTGACTCGCAAGAGTTTGAAAAAAGATAAGTTTCAAGAAGAAATTAAGGCAGTTGATTCGACCAGTAAGGGAACAATTCCTCCCAATGGCGCTACAAGAATTCTAGTGAATCAGATCGAGCCAACTGTGAAGCACATGTACGAACAGGATTCTTTGATGAATATCACGGAGGATTCTTTGATGCTGAAACAATTTGAGCAGGATCTATTTGGGAAACCTATTTGTCACGGAAAAGAACAAAGAACTCCAAAACGGTTGAAGAAGGATAAGCGCTCAAATGACAA AAATATTCAGGAGGCAGAAGACTCGAGTGAAGAAGACGACATTATCGAGAACACTCCTGACACAAAGACGAAAAC CAGGCAAGCGACCAATTCGTCGCGAGAAAGTTCAACGCCATTCTCGAAGATTACCGGAAAATCAGCATCCTTAAAAACGCCGTCGTCGACAAGCGGAAGAAGCTCGAGCAATGTTAGCAGCCCAATTTGCAGAAGGAAGCTACTGCATCCCCTCTGTCAGAGCACCCCAAAAACACATCAATCGAGCATCAAGAGCAATTACGATCCGACAAAGTTTACGTTTAGCAACGAACAAACTAGTACTCCAAAAAGGGCTCCACAGACTGCTCGAAACGGTCAGGCTGTTAACAACCAGAGTCTCTGTTTCGTGTGTAGCGGTTTGGTATCGTCTCAGGTTGAACAAGTGAACAGGCTTGCACGCATGGTGAACGCGAGATACGTAACGCAATTTGAACTCGAGGTGACGCATGTGATCGTGAAAACGAATAGCAATAATAACGGGGCAGAGAAGACACTGAAGTACCTGCAGGGCATCGTTCATAAGAAATGGATCATGAGTTACAAGTGGGTGCTCGATTCGCTTAAGGAGGGAAGATTAGTCGACGAGATACCTTACGAAGCAGTGGACTCTAAAACTCTCGAGGCCGGACCTCGAAAATCACGGCTCGGGGAGAAAGATTTGTTCGCGGGATTTGCGTTTCTGTGCATTGGACCTTATCCGGATATTTCTCTGGAACAATATCAG AATTTGTTACGCGCCACGGGTGCCATCGTGGTCGATAATTTGAACAGTCTGGCAGCTGAAAGAACTCAGCTGAAGATCATCGTGATTCAATCCGACATTTACGAGTGCGAAATTATTG AATGGTACAAAAAGACTAGAGCCGTGCCAATCTTCTACGATTGGGTAGTCGAGTGTATCAGCCAGTATAAACTGACATCGTTCTATCCGTACTTGCAAGAGTTGTCACAACAGGACGTTCGAAAGCTCGGTTTTCCGGAGTACCTTGTTGAAGAAGTGCACGACGAGGACTCTGATACTATGTACGAAGCATCCATGTGA
- the LOC143424267 gene encoding UPF0389 protein CG9231, whose translation MFCARLTRQLKLLRVRQLHSTLIKNEDKPIAEVNKTQKYTDSELKHSILGAPLHTVSNLDRRILVWVKRYPSIDKVPPQVSFDCIHRAHTQVRIRICFLIMAFAIIGFFVSSRIGKRDAAAGKHIITERMKWYEELKEKTRKEAEAAAKAE comes from the exons atGTTTTGTGCAAGATTAACAAGACAATTAAAACTGTTAAGAGTAAGGCAATTGCACTCTACGTTGATCAAGAATGAAGATAAACCTATAGCTGAAGTCAATAAAACACAAAAATATACCGACTCAGAGCTGAAGCATAGTATATTGG GAGCACCATTACATACTGTATCTAATCTTGACAGAAGAATATTAGTTTGGGTTAAACGTTATCCTAGTATTGATAAAGTTCCACCGCAAGTATC TTTCGACTGTATCCACCGAGCACATACTCAAGTAAGAATTCGTATATGCTTTCTGATAatggcatttgcaatcattgGCTTCTTTGTATCGTCAAGGATAGGAAAAAGAGATGCTGCAGCTGGAAAGCATATAATAACTGAAAGAATGAAATGGTATGAGGAGTTAAAGGAAAAAACTCGAAAAGAAGCTGAAGCTGCTGCAAAAGCAGAGTAA